A stretch of Desulfitobacterium dichloroeliminans LMG P-21439 DNA encodes these proteins:
- a CDS encoding SpoIIE family protein phosphatase has protein sequence MAEWATLKPKQGLRKERLTLEGHFWPFILGMLIARGSIMELYPFGIGFGAALMLHGRKGTIVGLLGVTVGVASLFMEDLATSLQILLTLLVLSLFVPRLRGSKHEGLYLGLVVALVTGCVAFIVMRLGQPEVMIGAKAAVFGILNGGLAVVFWYAWRYQDAIWRGSFTREQGMAWLFVLIGVLSGLQGVAFKGIDFSVVLLSFFVLFIAQRFGAGTAAGVGALLGFLPQLEFNPQNLMTAGIYGLAGFGTGAFQKLGKFGLGVAFMSITMMFTAYLQPEVLYSQLLSSGIGLLLFLLFPSSSPQSDFLKDKPMPEVESTVMKVKTVAEIFDQIAYSAQAAEAEVGKSKPEIPELMNVLVERVCKNCPTIDTCWTREFYRTYHLLFNLFEWVEREEEINVQNLPVEYKRHCGKLKEMLLGVQFIMEHEKSIESWRSRLTTNQEALARQFQSVSQVIGHLAKELNTRHNLEQVKPSSLARRRRQFLDVGVATFTKKGNTISGDNYASLAFSPTQHAFVVSDGMGVGERADKMSSTALSLLEQLLTTGFEPESAIQALNSILVLRSPEESFVTLDIGIMDCESDGLKLIKVGACPSYIVGEDAIRKYESSSLPVGILNHVEIPVIEEKLRSEEYLVLVTDGIQDILKDGTDWLKDFLYSQHPSTAQELADAIIREARRMSDNEMLDDGVAMVVKKNVLD, from the coding sequence ATGGCTGAATGGGCTACATTGAAACCCAAGCAAGGTTTACGGAAGGAAAGGTTGACTCTGGAAGGGCATTTTTGGCCTTTTATATTAGGAATGTTAATCGCACGGGGAAGTATTATGGAGTTATACCCCTTTGGTATAGGCTTCGGAGCCGCATTGATGTTGCATGGGCGCAAGGGCACTATTGTGGGATTGTTGGGAGTAACGGTAGGAGTAGCTTCTTTGTTCATGGAGGATTTAGCTACTTCGTTGCAGATTTTGCTGACGTTACTTGTTTTGAGTCTTTTTGTTCCTCGACTACGCGGTAGTAAGCATGAAGGGCTTTATCTAGGGCTAGTGGTAGCGCTTGTTACCGGGTGTGTGGCCTTCATCGTCATGAGGCTCGGTCAACCTGAAGTGATGATCGGAGCGAAGGCTGCAGTGTTCGGTATACTGAATGGTGGCTTAGCTGTGGTCTTTTGGTATGCTTGGCGTTATCAGGATGCTATCTGGCGGGGGAGCTTCACCCGGGAACAGGGGATGGCTTGGTTATTTGTCTTGATCGGTGTTTTAAGCGGTTTGCAAGGGGTGGCTTTTAAGGGGATTGATTTTTCTGTGGTTCTCCTCAGTTTTTTCGTTCTTTTTATTGCCCAGCGTTTTGGTGCGGGAACAGCTGCTGGAGTAGGGGCGCTGTTAGGGTTTTTGCCTCAGTTGGAATTTAATCCGCAGAATCTTATGACCGCTGGAATTTATGGCTTGGCAGGGTTTGGCACGGGGGCCTTTCAGAAGCTGGGTAAATTTGGGCTGGGTGTTGCCTTTATGAGTATAACAATGATGTTCACAGCCTATCTCCAGCCAGAGGTTCTTTATTCACAGCTCTTATCCTCGGGCATTGGTCTTCTGCTTTTTTTATTATTTCCTAGTTCGTCTCCGCAAAGTGATTTTTTAAAGGACAAGCCGATGCCGGAAGTAGAATCAACGGTAATGAAGGTGAAGACCGTAGCGGAGATTTTCGATCAGATTGCCTACAGTGCTCAAGCTGCGGAGGCTGAGGTAGGGAAGTCCAAACCGGAAATACCGGAGCTGATGAACGTTCTGGTGGAGAGGGTTTGCAAAAATTGCCCGACCATTGATACCTGCTGGACCAGAGAATTCTATCGGACTTACCACCTCTTATTCAATCTATTTGAATGGGTGGAACGGGAAGAAGAGATCAACGTTCAAAACCTACCGGTGGAGTATAAACGTCATTGTGGGAAGCTCAAAGAAATGCTTCTCGGTGTCCAATTCATTATGGAACATGAAAAGAGTATTGAATCTTGGCGATCAAGGTTGACGACCAATCAAGAAGCCTTAGCCCGCCAGTTTCAAAGCGTATCCCAAGTGATCGGGCACCTAGCCAAAGAACTTAATACTCGACATAACCTTGAGCAGGTTAAGCCATCCAGCCTTGCCAGACGGCGCAGACAGTTCTTGGATGTGGGAGTAGCTACCTTTACCAAAAAGGGGAATACCATATCCGGGGATAATTATGCCTCCCTAGCCTTTTCGCCTACCCAACATGCCTTTGTGGTCAGCGATGGGATGGGAGTAGGTGAACGGGCTGACAAAATGAGTTCCACCGCCCTGAGTCTTTTAGAGCAATTATTGACTACGGGCTTTGAACCGGAGAGTGCGATACAAGCCCTGAACTCTATTTTGGTTTTGCGTTCCCCAGAGGAAAGCTTTGTCACTTTAGATATTGGGATTATGGATTGTGAGTCAGATGGACTCAAGCTCATCAAGGTGGGAGCTTGTCCTTCCTATATTGTCGGCGAGGATGCGATTCGTAAATATGAATCCTCCAGTTTGCCTGTAGGGATACTTAATCATGTGGAGATTCCGGTCATTGAAGAAAAATTGCGGTCAGAAGAGTATTTAGTGCTTGTTACTGATGGAATTCAGGATATACTAAAAGATGGGACCGATTGGTTAAAAGATTTTTTATATAGTCAACACCCAAGTACGGCGCAAGAACTCGCGGACGCTATCATTCGCGAGGCAAGAAGAATGAGCGACAATGAAATGTTGGATGATGGAGTTGCCATGGTTGTAAAGAAGAACGTACTTGACTAA
- the tilS gene encoding tRNA lysidine(34) synthetase TilS, which yields MYEKLKQHVLHKQIPPGSRILVAVSGGPDSMALAHILWRFMKENQHQEISLVLTHVHHGVRKESDEEEKMVTRMARDWKIPCLIHRFDSKGYAKSVGKSFQTAAREWRYARWEEDLQQENCSLLATAHHLGDQAETVLYRLLRGSGSAGLAGIYPQKGKLIRPLLGVAKEEILQYCRSENLPYAIDCSNADPIYTRNKIRLELLPELQREYNPQIMVTLGRMAELLRWDEEYLEEKTEEAWQEVALESTEQRVVLHVKAFELPKAILSRLIRKAVSRVSGEPRGIGYSYVDRIIASLGQVGWSQDLPGLKIVVNYQGVCFLSVGLGQDIGISKNELDLSPLPQEVHWGEWLYWQDAQGQMWQAGLFNLESQGDWLEFKNKSVDQVFFDLYTLKNHYAELQWRRRQEGDCLWIAGVGHKSLKKVFQDAKISASHRQAIPLLALDDEILWIPGVKGGERFRGQQEGAVGLLMKCLEDSCG from the coding sequence TTGTACGAGAAGCTAAAGCAGCATGTTTTGCATAAGCAAATTCCTCCTGGGTCAAGGATTTTGGTAGCCGTATCAGGTGGGCCGGACTCCATGGCCCTGGCTCATATCTTATGGCGTTTTATGAAGGAAAATCAACATCAGGAGATAAGTTTGGTTTTGACTCATGTCCATCACGGTGTACGCAAGGAATCCGATGAGGAAGAGAAGATGGTGACTCGCATGGCAAGGGATTGGAAAATACCTTGTCTTATTCATCGTTTCGACTCGAAGGGTTATGCCAAATCTGTAGGCAAATCCTTTCAGACAGCGGCTCGTGAATGGCGCTATGCTCGCTGGGAGGAGGATCTGCAGCAGGAGAACTGCTCGCTTCTGGCAACAGCGCACCATTTGGGAGATCAAGCAGAAACTGTGCTTTATCGTCTTCTACGTGGTAGTGGATCAGCGGGGTTAGCCGGCATCTATCCGCAAAAAGGGAAACTCATTCGTCCCCTTCTGGGAGTCGCGAAAGAGGAGATTTTGCAATATTGTCGAAGTGAGAACTTACCCTATGCTATCGATTGTTCAAACGCTGACCCAATCTACACAAGGAATAAGATACGGCTAGAGCTTCTGCCCGAGCTGCAGAGAGAGTATAATCCTCAGATTATGGTGACTTTAGGTCGTATGGCGGAGCTTCTGCGTTGGGATGAGGAATACTTAGAAGAGAAAACTGAAGAGGCTTGGCAAGAGGTCGCCTTAGAAAGTACGGAACAGCGGGTTGTTTTGCACGTGAAAGCTTTTGAGCTCCCCAAGGCCATCTTATCGCGTTTGATTCGCAAGGCCGTCTCGAGGGTTTCGGGAGAACCACGGGGGATAGGCTATTCTTATGTGGACCGGATTATTGCTTCCTTGGGGCAAGTCGGTTGGAGTCAGGATCTGCCTGGACTAAAGATTGTAGTAAATTATCAGGGAGTGTGTTTTCTGAGTGTCGGTCTGGGGCAGGATATAGGTATAAGTAAGAATGAGCTTGATCTTTCGCCATTACCCCAAGAAGTTCACTGGGGGGAATGGTTGTATTGGCAGGATGCCCAAGGTCAAATGTGGCAGGCCGGTCTTTTCAATCTGGAGAGCCAAGGAGATTGGCTAGAGTTTAAGAACAAAAGCGTAGACCAAGTCTTTTTTGATTTGTACACTTTAAAAAATCACTATGCAGAACTGCAGTGGCGCCGCCGTCAAGAAGGGGATTGCCTCTGGATTGCTGGGGTGGGTCATAAATCCTTGAAAAAGGTTTTCCAGGATGCCAAGATATCTGCCTCGCACCGCCAAGCAATACCTCTACTCGCCTTAGACGATGAGATTCTCTGGATTCCGGGGGTAAAGGGAGGAGAGCGCTTTCGAGGTCAGCAGGAAGGCGCCGTCGGACTCCTGATGAAATGTCTGGAGGATTCCTGCGGGTAA
- the ftsH gene encoding ATP-dependent zinc metalloprotease FtsH, giving the protein MKFFKNSAIYLLIILIAVMFIKLSSTPAAQPLDMDYTTFYNAVVNDQVQEVVINADDNVNTYEVTTKDGKQYKALGEADDDALAEQMLNHSVVMRTNPPPVTPWWAGLITTLLPILLIVGFFFFMMQQSQGGGNRVMQFGKSRAKLVSDEKKKVTFADVAGADEVKEELAEVVEFLKFPKKFNELGAKIPKGVLLFGPPGTGKTLLARAVAGEAGVPFFSISGSDFVEMFVGVGASRVRDLFEQAKKSAPCIVFIDEIDAVGRQRGAGVGGGHDEREQTLNQLLVEMDGFEGNEGIIIIAATNRPDILDPALLRPGRFDRQVVVDVPDVKGREEILKVHVKGKPMSSEVELSVLARRTPGFTGADLANLVNEAALLSARRNEKEIKMNALEDSVERVIAGPEKKARVISDFEKKLVSYHEAGHALVGELLTHTDPLHKVSIIPRGRAGGYTLLLPKEDRNYMTKSQLLDQVTMLLGGRVAEALVLHEISTGASNDLERATGLVRKMITELGMSDELGPLTFGQKEGQVFLGRDIARDRNYSEAVAYSIDKEARRIIDECYQKAQNLIKENMHKLNAIANTLMAQETIDSKEFAALMAQFDEPADGAQAISPVLEPSEAQAEESSNDMASSEDIQPSTPEKKLDGVGNPETTEELSGSTLEEEKNKID; this is encoded by the coding sequence TTGAAGTTTTTCAAGAATTCTGCGATATATCTTTTGATTATTTTGATTGCAGTTATGTTTATCAAATTGTCCAGCACACCTGCCGCACAACCGTTGGATATGGATTATACGACATTCTATAACGCGGTGGTTAACGATCAGGTTCAAGAAGTTGTAATCAATGCTGATGACAATGTGAATACCTATGAGGTCACGACGAAAGATGGCAAACAATACAAAGCCTTAGGTGAAGCAGACGACGATGCACTGGCTGAGCAGATGCTCAATCATAGCGTAGTTATGCGTACCAATCCGCCACCAGTAACACCTTGGTGGGCTGGCTTGATTACAACGCTCTTGCCAATTCTCTTAATCGTAGGCTTTTTCTTCTTTATGATGCAGCAGTCCCAAGGTGGGGGCAATCGCGTGATGCAGTTTGGCAAAAGTCGCGCTAAACTGGTCAGCGATGAAAAGAAAAAGGTGACCTTTGCCGATGTAGCAGGTGCCGATGAGGTAAAAGAGGAGCTCGCGGAAGTAGTGGAGTTTCTTAAGTTTCCCAAGAAGTTCAATGAGCTGGGAGCAAAGATTCCTAAAGGGGTACTGCTCTTTGGCCCTCCCGGAACGGGTAAAACACTTCTGGCGCGTGCTGTAGCCGGGGAAGCGGGTGTACCCTTCTTCAGCATCAGTGGCTCGGACTTTGTGGAGATGTTTGTTGGGGTCGGGGCTTCTCGTGTCCGTGACTTATTCGAACAAGCCAAGAAGAGTGCACCCTGCATTGTGTTTATTGACGAGATTGATGCGGTAGGTCGTCAAAGGGGTGCCGGGGTAGGCGGCGGCCATGACGAAAGAGAACAAACCCTGAACCAATTGCTTGTTGAGATGGATGGATTTGAAGGTAATGAGGGAATCATCATTATCGCAGCAACCAACCGTCCAGATATATTAGATCCAGCCTTACTGCGACCAGGACGTTTTGACCGCCAAGTTGTGGTCGATGTTCCTGATGTTAAAGGCCGTGAGGAGATTCTAAAAGTCCATGTTAAAGGTAAACCCATGAGCAGTGAAGTGGAGCTGAGTGTTTTAGCTCGGCGCACACCGGGCTTTACGGGTGCTGACCTTGCCAACCTTGTGAATGAAGCTGCCCTGCTTTCCGCTCGTCGGAATGAGAAGGAGATTAAAATGAATGCCCTTGAGGATTCTGTGGAACGGGTTATCGCCGGACCGGAGAAAAAAGCTCGGGTGATCAGTGACTTTGAAAAGAAACTTGTTTCTTATCATGAGGCAGGCCATGCTCTGGTTGGAGAGCTGCTCACGCATACTGATCCTCTGCATAAAGTGTCCATTATTCCACGGGGACGCGCGGGTGGATACACCCTCCTGTTACCTAAGGAAGATCGGAATTACATGACGAAATCACAACTCCTCGATCAAGTCACCATGCTATTAGGGGGACGAGTTGCTGAAGCGTTGGTTCTTCATGAGATCAGCACAGGGGCCTCCAATGACCTAGAGCGTGCTACCGGTTTGGTCCGTAAGATGATTACAGAGCTGGGGATGTCTGACGAGCTTGGACCTCTTACCTTTGGACAAAAGGAAGGTCAAGTGTTCTTAGGTCGTGATATTGCCCGTGATCGCAACTATAGTGAAGCTGTAGCTTACTCTATCGATAAGGAAGCTCGCCGCATCATCGATGAGTGTTATCAGAAAGCGCAGAATCTCATTAAAGAGAACATGCATAAACTGAACGCTATTGCTAACACCTTGATGGCGCAAGAAACGATTGATTCCAAAGAATTTGCCGCTTTAATGGCTCAATTCGATGAGCCAGCGGATGGAGCACAAGCTATCTCACCTGTCTTGGAACCGTCTGAGGCTCAGGCTGAGGAGAGTTCAAACGATATGGCGAGCAGTGAAGATATTCAACCATCAACTCCAGAAAAGAAATTAGATGGGGTAGGGAACCCTGAAACCACCGAGGAATTGAGTGGATCAACCTTAGAAGAAGAAAAAAACAAGATTGATTAG
- the ndk gene encoding nucleoside-diphosphate kinase: protein MEKTFIMLKPDAVQRGLVGQILGRFEAKGCKLVGMKLMKVDKALAEQHYAEHKGKGFYEPTVAYITSSPVVAMVWEGKNVVVIARELMGATNPANANPGSIRGSFGMDISRNVIHGSDSVASAEREVALYFKPEELCDYCKAGEEWLSE from the coding sequence ATGGAAAAGACCTTCATCATGCTTAAGCCGGACGCAGTACAGCGCGGTCTAGTTGGGCAAATCCTTGGACGCTTTGAAGCGAAGGGATGCAAACTGGTGGGAATGAAACTCATGAAGGTTGACAAAGCCCTTGCAGAACAGCACTATGCTGAACACAAGGGAAAAGGCTTTTATGAACCCACGGTTGCCTATATCACGTCTTCTCCTGTGGTGGCCATGGTTTGGGAGGGCAAAAATGTGGTGGTGATAGCCCGTGAGCTCATGGGTGCGACGAATCCTGCAAATGCCAACCCGGGTTCCATTCGTGGCAGCTTCGGTATGGATATCAGCCGTAATGTGATTCATGGTTCTGACTCTGTGGCTAGTGCAGAGCGAGAAGTTGCCCTTTATTTTAAACCGGAAGAGCTATGTGACTATTGTAAAGCGGGCGAAGAGTGGCTCAGCGAGTAA
- a CDS encoding DUF881 domain-containing protein, giving the protein MELPKNGKMMLTVASLILGVLFISLLKATGTTGPATRADTTLASLVQIGQENEQLKNDLAKLQEEMGKFQEGQNASKLVLEQLEKSKRNSGLSKVTGPGIRVTLDDASNREYSEEDISYYLIHEEYIRQIVNWLWNGEAEAIAVNGQRIMGNTEIFCSGAFIQINGTQHMPPYVIEAIGDVNYLQSALNFYFWDRLGEYQEQYGITRRLEVPTEPLVIPAGKIQQFRYTEPVKEAK; this is encoded by the coding sequence ATGGAACTGCCGAAAAACGGCAAAATGATGCTGACAGTGGCTAGCCTAATCTTAGGCGTGCTTTTTATTTCCCTGCTCAAAGCTACAGGGACGACAGGGCCAGCAACAAGAGCGGATACAACTCTAGCTTCCCTTGTGCAAATTGGACAGGAAAACGAACAGCTAAAAAATGATCTTGCGAAGTTGCAAGAGGAAATGGGCAAATTCCAAGAGGGACAGAATGCCTCGAAACTGGTATTAGAGCAATTGGAAAAGTCCAAACGTAACTCCGGGCTATCCAAGGTCACAGGACCCGGAATACGGGTTACTCTCGATGATGCTTCCAATCGAGAATATAGCGAAGAGGATATCTCCTATTATCTCATTCATGAGGAATATATTCGCCAGATTGTCAATTGGCTTTGGAATGGTGAAGCAGAGGCCATTGCCGTCAATGGGCAGCGGATTATGGGTAATACAGAAATTTTTTGCAGTGGTGCCTTTATCCAGATTAACGGCACTCAGCACATGCCACCTTATGTGATCGAGGCCATCGGCGATGTAAATTATCTGCAATCTGCCCTGAACTTCTACTTCTGGGACCGCTTAGGCGAATACCAGGAACAATACGGGATTACTCGTAGGCTCGAGGTGCCCACTGAACCGTTAGTCATCCCAGCAGGTAAGATTCAACAATTTCGCTATACAGAACCTGTGAAGGAGGCGAAATAA
- a CDS encoding DUF881 domain-containing protein has protein sequence MKKLSLAIPLTLVAIVLGFLLTLQMQTQKSVLELEKIQAQRVASVTNFLTEAQEENKVLKEQHKELTAQLEGARQEGGTSPALLAELDRYRMMEGTVDVQGPGIMITIDDRQQEHKVVFPLSTDDLLRIINILKLAGAEAISVNGQRIVGSTSIVLSGTSTQLVNKVPITRTDGVPYEILASGNQDQLLDYFTNLEAPGLKQYGMSVSVVRKTVSIPSYKGVSPVKKPES, from the coding sequence ATGAAGAAGTTATCTCTTGCTATTCCCTTAACGCTGGTAGCTATTGTACTGGGATTTTTACTTACTTTACAGATGCAAACTCAGAAAAGTGTGCTTGAGCTGGAGAAAATACAGGCCCAAAGGGTGGCCTCCGTGACTAATTTTCTTACCGAAGCCCAAGAGGAAAATAAAGTCCTCAAAGAGCAGCATAAAGAATTAACTGCTCAACTGGAAGGTGCACGCCAAGAAGGGGGAACCAGTCCGGCCCTTCTTGCTGAATTGGATCGCTATCGAATGATGGAAGGAACTGTGGATGTCCAAGGTCCGGGAATTATGATTACTATAGATGACAGGCAGCAGGAGCACAAAGTAGTATTCCCTTTGTCCACCGATGATTTATTGAGAATTATCAACATCCTCAAGCTGGCCGGGGCAGAGGCAATTAGCGTCAATGGTCAGCGCATTGTCGGTTCTACCTCCATCGTTTTGAGTGGAACCTCCACCCAGCTGGTCAACAAAGTCCCTATTACGCGTACGGATGGAGTCCCTTACGAGATTTTAGCCAGCGGCAATCAGGATCAACTTTTGGACTATTTTACAAATCTTGAAGCGCCTGGCTTGAAGCAATATGGAATGAGCGTGAGTGTCGTGCGGAAAACAGTAAGCATTCCTTCTTATAAGGGAGTTTCGCCGGTGAAGAAGCCCGAATCCTAA
- a CDS encoding formate--tetrahydrofolate ligase — translation MKTDIEIAQESTMKPIMDVAQGLELLDDEIELYGKYKAKINLSAWDRLKDRHDGQLILVTAINPTPAGEGKTTTTVGLGQAMAKLGKKAMIALREPSLGPCFGIKGGAAGGGYAQVVPMEDINLHFTGDFHAITSTHNLLAALLDNHIQQGNLLNIDSRQVVFRRVMDMNDRALRKIIIGLGGRTEGVPRENGFDITVASEIMAILCLAKDLMDLKERFGKIVVAYTYEGKAVTAHDLEAEGAMALLMKDAIKPNLVQTLENTPVFIHGGPFANIAHGCNSVVATRLALKLADYVITEAGFGADLGAEKFYDLKCRFANLKPAATVIVATVRALKMNGGVAKEDLGPENLEALARGIVNLEKHIENIGKFGVPAVVAINRFPTDTEAELEFIAQRCRELGAEFALSEVFTKGGEGGIELANAVLNILDKKESNFHVLYDLDQPIAKKVETICKEVYGADGVNFSKEALTSMKKYEDLGYGQLPICMAKTQYSLTDDQTILGRPTGFSITVRELRLSAGAGFLVAITGAIMTMPGLPKRPAALRMDIDAEGRITGLF, via the coding sequence TTGAAAACAGATATCGAAATTGCACAAGAGTCAACGATGAAACCCATTATGGATGTAGCACAGGGCTTGGAATTGTTAGACGATGAGATTGAGCTATATGGAAAATATAAAGCCAAGATCAATCTTAGTGCCTGGGATCGCCTTAAAGATCGACACGATGGACAACTCATTTTAGTCACTGCCATTAATCCGACTCCCGCAGGAGAAGGTAAGACCACCACAACAGTTGGACTAGGGCAAGCAATGGCTAAGCTCGGTAAGAAGGCCATGATCGCTTTGCGTGAACCTTCCCTTGGACCATGCTTTGGTATTAAAGGGGGAGCCGCTGGCGGTGGATACGCTCAGGTCGTGCCCATGGAGGATATCAACTTGCACTTCACTGGCGATTTCCATGCCATAACATCTACCCATAACTTACTAGCGGCACTCTTAGATAATCATATTCAACAAGGTAACTTACTCAACATTGATTCGCGTCAAGTTGTGTTCCGTCGTGTTATGGATATGAATGACCGGGCCTTGCGTAAGATTATTATCGGCCTAGGGGGACGGACAGAGGGAGTTCCCCGGGAGAACGGCTTCGATATTACAGTTGCTTCCGAGATTATGGCTATTCTCTGCTTAGCCAAGGATTTAATGGATCTTAAAGAACGTTTCGGTAAGATCGTAGTTGCCTATACCTATGAGGGTAAGGCTGTGACCGCTCACGATTTGGAAGCAGAAGGGGCTATGGCTCTGCTGATGAAGGATGCCATTAAGCCGAATTTGGTACAAACCTTAGAGAATACACCGGTATTTATTCACGGTGGTCCTTTTGCCAATATTGCTCATGGTTGCAATAGCGTCGTGGCCACTAGGCTGGCTCTTAAGCTGGCTGACTATGTCATTACTGAAGCCGGATTCGGTGCAGACTTAGGCGCTGAGAAATTTTACGATCTGAAATGCCGTTTTGCTAACTTGAAGCCGGCGGCTACGGTAATTGTAGCTACGGTGCGTGCTCTCAAGATGAATGGCGGGGTGGCTAAGGAAGATTTAGGTCCCGAAAATTTGGAAGCCTTAGCCCGTGGAATTGTTAACCTAGAAAAACATATTGAGAACATCGGCAAATTTGGTGTGCCTGCCGTCGTCGCCATCAATCGATTCCCTACCGATACGGAAGCTGAACTAGAGTTTATCGCTCAACGTTGCCGTGAATTAGGGGCTGAGTTTGCACTCTCCGAGGTCTTCACCAAGGGTGGAGAAGGTGGTATTGAGCTAGCCAATGCTGTTCTCAATATTCTTGACAAGAAAGAATCTAATTTCCATGTGCTCTACGATTTGGATCAGCCTATTGCCAAGAAAGTGGAAACCATTTGTAAAGAGGTTTATGGTGCAGACGGTGTGAATTTTAGCAAAGAAGCGCTAACCTCCATGAAGAAATATGAAGACTTAGGCTATGGCCAACTGCCAATATGTATGGCCAAGACCCAATACTCCTTAACAGATGACCAAACAATTCTGGGTCGTCCAACTGGATTCTCGATCACAGTTCGTGAACTGCGCTTATCTGCAGGAGCAGGTTTCCTCGTCGCCATCACGGGTGCAATTATGACGATGCCTGGACTACCTAAGCGTCCGGCTGCCTTAAGAATGGATATCGATGCTGAAGGGCGCATTACGGGTCTCTTCTAA
- a CDS encoding HD domain-containing protein, whose amino-acid sequence MRSMPRVNHIIQHQSYEDHCRKNTQAEENRIYCRHGSDHGLTVSRIAYIFLLENLLEAGTRGSQEQTSEIDKETIYAAGLLHDIGRWVEYETQEDHALVSARIALPILRDCGFSSTEIETITLGVLEHRLPPDKTSSPLGQALSLADDWARDCKNCPSQETCYKYSKTMEEIII is encoded by the coding sequence ATGCGCTCCATGCCTCGCGTAAATCACATAATCCAACACCAAAGCTATGAAGATCATTGCCGGAAGAACACACAGGCTGAAGAGAACCGGATTTATTGCCGGCATGGATCGGATCATGGGTTGACGGTGTCTAGGATTGCTTATATTTTTCTATTGGAAAATCTTCTGGAAGCTGGTACTCGGGGAAGTCAAGAGCAGACATCGGAGATTGACAAAGAAACTATTTATGCTGCTGGGTTGTTACATGATATTGGACGTTGGGTAGAGTACGAAACTCAAGAAGATCACGCATTGGTGAGTGCCAGAATAGCTTTGCCTATTTTGAGGGATTGTGGTTTTTCCTCGACGGAGATTGAGACTATCACCTTAGGGGTCTTAGAACATCGTCTGCCTCCGGATAAGACAAGCAGTCCCCTTGGCCAAGCCTTATCACTTGCAGATGACTGGGCTAGGGACTGCAAAAACTGTCCAAGCCAAGAGACGTGCTATAAATATTCAAAAACGATGGAGGAAATAATCATTTAG